In Meleagris gallopavo isolate NT-WF06-2002-E0010 breed Aviagen turkey brand Nicholas breeding stock chromosome 2, Turkey_5.1, whole genome shotgun sequence, the following are encoded in one genomic region:
- the COL10A1 gene encoding collagen alpha-1(X) chain codes for MILQNVMVDLVSSHTGVPMRGEQGPPGPPGPIGPRGQPGPAGKPGFGSPGPQGPPGPPGPPGFSTVGKPGMPGLPGKPGERGLNGEKGEAGPVGLPGARGPQGPPGTPGPAGLSVPGKPGPQGPPGAQGPRGLPGEKGEPGVPGINGQKGEMGFGVPGRPGNRGLPGPQGPQGLPGPAGIGKPGENGLPGQPGMKGDRGLPGARGEAGIPGPQGPPGEPGEVGIGKPGPMGPPGPAGIPGAKGFPGPAGLPGSPGLPGFGKPGLPGMKGHRGPEGPPGFPGPKGEQGPAGVPGEPGPAGPPGNMGPQGLKGLPGENGLPGPKGDMGPAGPAGFPGAKGERGLPGLDGKPGYPGEQGPAGPKGHPGLPGQKGDTGHAGLPGLPGPIGPQGVKGVPGINGEQGPRGPSGIPGIRGPIGPPGMPGAPGAKGEPGAPGLPGPAGIATKGLRGPMGPPGPPGPKGNNGEPGLPGPPGPPGPPGQATIPKDYVKGESRELSGMSFMKAGANQALTGMPVSAFTVILSKAYPGATVPIKFDKILYNRQQHYDPRTGIFTCRIPGLYYFSYHVHAKGTNVWVALYKNGSPVMYTYDEYQKGYLDQASGSAVIDLMENDQVWLQLPNSESNGLYSSEYVHSSFSGFLFAQI; via the coding sequence ATGATTCTACAAAATGTTATGGTTGACCTTGTTTCTTCTCATACAGGTGTGCCGATGAGGGGTGAACAAGGCCCTCCTGGTCCTCCAGGCCCTATTGGACCAAGAGGACAACCAGGTCCTGCAGGAAAGCCTGGGTTTGGAAGCCCCGGTCCCCAAGGTCCCCCTGGTCCCCCAGGACCACCTGGATTCTCCACTGTTGGAAAACCAGGCATGCCAGGTCTACCAGGGAAGCCAGGAGAAAGAGGATTAAATGGTGAGAAAGGAGAAGCTGGACCTGTTGGGCTCCCAGGAGCAAGAGGGCCGCAAGGACCCCCCGGAACTCCTGGCCCCGCAGGACTGTCTGTCCCTGGAAAGCCAGGACCACAGGGCCCTCCAGGAGCTCAAGGGCCAAGAGGCCTCCCTGGTGAGAAAGGAGAACCAGGTGTTCCTGGTATAAATggacaaaaaggagaaatgggaTTTGGCGTTCCAGGCCGCCCAGGTAACAGGGGTCTTCCAGGCCCACAGGGACCCCAAGGTCTCCCTGGCCCCGCTGGGATAGGGAAGCCTGGCGAAAACGGCCTTCCAGGTCAGCCAGGTATGAAAGGTGACAGAGGTCTACCAGGGGCACGTGGAGAAGCTGGTATCCCAGGCCCCCAGGGTCCACCAGGAGAACCTGGAGAAGTTGGCATCGGCAAGCCTGGGCCAATGGGACCACCAGGACCAGCAGGCATCCCTGGAGCCAAAGGATTCCCTGGACCTGCAGGCTTGCCTGGATCCCCAGGTCTCCCAGGATTTGGAAAGCCAGGATTGCCAGGGATGAAGGGACACAGAGGACCTGAAGGACCTCCTGGCTTTCCAGGACCTAAAGGAGAGCAAGGCCCAGCTGGTGTGCCAGGAGAACCAGGTCCTGCTGGGCCACCAGGAAATATGGGCCCTCAAGGACTCAAAGGCTTGCCTGGTGAGAATGGCTTACCTGGACCCAAAGGTGACATGGGCCCTGCAGGCCCTGCAGGATTCCCAGGAGCCAAGGGTGAAAGAGGTCTACCAGGATTAGATGGAAAACCAGGATACCCAGGTGAGCAGGGTCCTGCTGGTCCTAAGGGACATCCAGGTCTCCCTGGTCAAAAAGGTGACACTGGCCATGCTGGCCTACCTGGCTTGCCTGGTCCAATTGGACCACAAGGAGTTAAAGGAGTGCCAGGTATTAATGGTGAACAAGGCCCAAGAGGACCTTCAGGAATACCTGGGATCAGAGGTCCCATTGGTCCCCCTGGCATGCCAGGAGCCCCTGGTGCAAAAGGTGAGCCAGGAGCACCAGGACTGCCAGGCCCAGCAGGTATTGCTACAAAAGGTTTAAGAGGACCCATGGGACCACCTGGACCTCCTGGGCCTAAAGGCAACAACGGAGAGCCTGGCTTGCCAGGTCCTCCAGGTCCTCCTGGTCCCCCTGGCCAAGCCACAATCCCAAAAGATTATGTTAAAGGAGAGTCTCGAGAACTATCAGGAATGTCTTTCATGAAAGCAGGAGCAAATCAAGCTCTCACAGGAATGCCAGTGTCTGCCTTCACTGTCATTCTCTCAAAAGCCTACCCTGGGGCAACAGTCCCCATCAAATTTGACAAAATCTTGTACAACAGACAGCAACACTATGATCCCAGGACAGGAATATTTACCTGTAGGATCCCTGGACTATACTACTTCTCCTATCACGTACATGCAAAAGGAACAAATGTTTGGGTTGCACTCTATAAAAATGGCTCCCCAGTCATGTACACTTATGATGAATATCAGAAAGGATACCTTGACCAGGCCTCTGGCAGTGCTGTCATTGATCTCATGGAGAATGATCAAGTGTGGCTCCAGCTGCCAAATTCAGAATCCAATGGTCTCTATTCCTCTG
- the LOC104909843 gene encoding tyrosine-protein kinase FRK-like, with translation MGNFCQKYCSCLEPYVPCLFSGKEDEREEDVGQVFANPAVVRIGSQAGEKDKVNKTKGKPLPPLPGQHLVSTCNFVALFNYEARTEDDLSFQAGDKLEVLDASHEGWWYAKLLLPEGSVCPGRKLQGYIPANYIAAVQSIEAEP, from the coding sequence ATGGGAAACTTCTGTCAGAAGTACTGCAGCTGTTTGGAGCCCTATGTTCCTTGCTTATTCTCAGGGAAAGAAGATGAGCGGGAAGAGGATGTTGGACAGGTTTTTGCCAACCCTGCTGTGGTAAGGATTGGCTCACAGGCAGGAGAGAAGGACAAAGTGAATAAGACAAAAGGGAAACCTTTACCTCCACTGCCTGGCCAGCATTTGGTGAGCACTTGCAATTTTGTGGCGCTCTTCAACTATGAGGCTCGCACGGAGGATGATTTGAGCTTCCAAGCTGGGGATAAGCTTGAAGTGCTGGACGCATCCCACGAGGGCTGGTGGTACGCTAAGCTCCTCCTGCCAGAAGGGTCAGTCTGTCCTGGCCGCAAGCTCCAGGGCTACATCCCTGCCAACTACATAGCCGCTGTACAGAGCATTGAAGCTGAGCCGTGA